The window TATGGACAGAAACCTATTTATTCGATTGACACGTCAACCGAAATGATGTAATTATCAGTCACCATGAGAACTGATTTAACGATATCGGATAACGAAATCCTGCAGGCGCTGGCGGACTGGAACGACTGGAACCGTCCTGAACCGGAGACGGTGCCCCGGCCGTTCTACGAAAATCGGCTGCGCGCCCTGAGCGCAACCGGGGAGATTGTCGTGCTGCAGGGGGTGCGGCGGTGCGGAAAGTCCACGATCCTGCGCAATGCCGTCCGGGTTCTGCTGGCCGAAGGGGTGCCCCAGAGCGACATTCTCTTTCTCAACCTGGAGGATCCCCGCTTCATGGGTGATCTTACTCCGGCGCTCCTGACCCGCATCCGCGAGCTGCACCAGCGTCATTTTCGCCCCGCCGGCCCGCCTCATATCTTCCTGGATGAGGTGCAGAATATCCCGGGATTTGACAAATGGCTGCTCACCGAATACGAACTGCATCGGTCACGACTTTATGTCACCGGCTCCAATGCCCATCTGCTGGGGCGGGAAATCGGCACGGTCCTGAGCGGCCGCTATCTGCCCTTAACAGTACATCCCCTGTCTTTTGCCGAATTTCTCTCATTTCGGGGTATGACCGTAAGCACACCGCTGGAGCTTGTCCGTCAGCGGGTTGAAATCGCCGGCGCCTTTGACGATTATCTCGCCTGGGGCGCCTTTCCCCGCGTGGCCCGGATCGCAGATGCCGAGGTAAAGAAACTGGAGCTTCGCGCCTACTTCGATTCAATCCTGCTTCGGGACGTGGCGGCGCGTCACCGGTTGGACAGTGTGGAAGCCCTGCTGAACCTTTCCGGGTATCTGCTGGCAAACACCGCAACCATTCTGTCGCTGAACTCGCTCA of the Syntrophobacterales bacterium genome contains:
- a CDS encoding ATP-binding protein; protein product: MRTDLTISDNEILQALADWNDWNRPEPETVPRPFYENRLRALSATGEIVVLQGVRRCGKSTILRNAVRVLLAEGVPQSDILFLNLEDPRFMGDLTPALLTRIRELHQRHFRPAGPPHIFLDEVQNIPGFDKWLLTEYELHRSRLYVTGSNAHLLGREIGTVLSGRYLPLTVHPLSFAEFLSFRGMTVSTPLELVRQRVEIAGAFDDYLAWGAFPRVARIADAEVKKLELRAYFDSILLRDVAARHRLDSVEALLNLSGYLLANTATILSLNSLKGSFGSSYHLLNSYVEYLEGAFLVNRLPLFDWSLKRRAANPKKIHAVDTGLAAVARGFSRRDSGKLLETVVVNELLRRGGELYYGKTGKGLEVDCIALQDGRIRQLIQVCQDMSDPRTRNREIRALCRAAVDIPYARDAQLLILSHGPAEVIRHDGLEIQVVNVIEWLLGQVLGVRS